AGGAATTTGCAACAGAATTATACAATAAGTTCGAAAAAACCTGCAAATACCCATCAAGTTTTGGTTTCATGGAATTATGCGGTCCAAGCATACCGGAATCTATTGATAAACTGGTAGATGAAAACGATTTGGAAAGACTGGTTGTAGTGCCTGTATTTATTGCTCCTGGAATGCACACAACCCATGACATTCCACATATCTTAGGATTTTTAGAATCTCATGAACATTCACACGGTCACAGCCATGGAGACCATGACCATGAGCATGATTTGACTCCTGTTGAGTTTGACGGTGAAATATTATATCCGGAGCCAATAAAAGCTGATGATATACTAATAGACATTTTAGCTGATATGATAAATGAGAAATTATAAGTTTATCATATATTTTTTTGAAAAATTTTTCAATCAAGATAACTTAAATGAATTTAACTTAAAAATTAATTATAATTAAATTAACGGATGATAAAACATGTCTGATAAGAAAACAGGAGTTTTACTTTTAAGCCACGGTTCCAGATTGGATGATGGTGAAGAAGTAATTAAAGCTTATAAAGAAATGTATGAAAAGGAATTTCCAGAATATCCTGTAGAATACGGATTCATGGAAATCAGAAAACCAGGTATTCCTGAAACAATTAACAAATTAACAAGTGAAAATGATTTGGAAAAAATCATTGTAGTGCCAGTATTCGTGGCACATGGTCTTCACACAAAAAGGGACATTCCGGGATTACTTGGTATAGAAAGCGATTTTGATGCTGAAGCAGTATCTGGTCATCATCACCACCATCATGACCACGGACACGACCATGATCATGGACACAGTCACGGACATCATCACCACCATCATGACCATGATGATGAAGAGTTTGAATTCGATGGTGAAATCGTTTTAACCGAACCGTTAGGAATCGATAAAAGATTGTATGAAATCATTAAAGATAGAGTTTCAGAACACTTATAGTTCTGAAATTAATTTTACTTTTTTTGCCAAAATTAAATATTAAATTAATCGC
Above is a window of Methanobrevibacter sp. DNA encoding:
- the cfbA gene encoding sirohydrochlorin nickelochelatase, with the protein product MSDKKTGVLLLSHGSRLDDGEEVIKAYKEMYEKEFPEYPVEYGFMEIRKPGIPETINKLTSENDLEKIIVVPVFVAHGLHTKRDIPGLLGIESDFDAEAVSGHHHHHHDHGHDHDHGHSHGHHHHHHDHDDEEFEFDGEIVLTEPLGIDKRLYEIIKDRVSEHL